From one Halosimplex rubrum genomic stretch:
- a CDS encoding ribbon-helix-helix domain-containing protein: protein MSTLNVKVPDEMEDDIEEFLERHPHYLNKSELVRDALRHVIGPDTAANPGQSIDDDPLFSAPAATAEEPISEDEIDEVVYGVSDE, encoded by the coding sequence ATGAGCACACTCAACGTCAAGGTCCCGGACGAGATGGAGGACGACATCGAGGAATTCCTGGAGCGGCACCCGCACTACCTGAACAAGAGCGAACTCGTCCGTGACGCGCTTCGTCACGTCATCGGGCCGGACACCGCCGCCAATCCCGGGCAGTCGATCGATGATGACCCGCTGTTCTCCGCACCGGCGGCGACGGCGGAGGAACCGATCTCCGAGGACGAGATCGACGAAGTCGTCTACGGCGTCTCCGACGAATGA
- a CDS encoding type II toxin-antitoxin system VapC family toxin has protein sequence MTPRSATPLFVDTSAFYAHFVENAPRHGEARGVFDGIRTDDLPYRPLVTSSYVLSELATLLLRKTSQTVASDALERIRSSSVVSIVHPNESEFAAVCQSFERFDDQRISFVDHSIAVLARQRGVEHVFAFDDDFRVFDLAVVPADTGDVTGQ, from the coding sequence ATGACTCCGCGGTCCGCGACGCCACTGTTCGTGGACACCAGCGCGTTCTACGCGCACTTCGTAGAAAACGCCCCTCGCCACGGGGAGGCACGGGGGGTGTTCGACGGGATCAGGACTGATGACCTTCCGTATCGTCCGCTCGTCACCTCCAGTTACGTGCTCTCGGAACTCGCGACGCTGTTACTCCGAAAGACATCTCAGACGGTCGCGAGCGATGCGCTCGAACGGATCCGGTCGTCGTCGGTCGTCTCGATAGTCCATCCGAACGAGTCCGAGTTCGCTGCGGTCTGCCAGTCGTTCGAACGATTCGACGACCAGCGGATTTCGTTCGTGGACCACTCGATAGCAGTTCTGGCTCGCCAACGCGGCGTCGAACACGTGTTCGCGTTCGACGACGACTTCAGGGTGTTCGATCTCGCGGTCGTGCCCGCCGACACCGGTGACGTGACCGGACAGTAG